One part of the Salmo salar chromosome ssa10, Ssal_v3.1, whole genome shotgun sequence genome encodes these proteins:
- the LOC106561238 gene encoding carnitine O-palmitoyltransferase 1, liver isoform has translation MAEAHQAVGFQFTVTPDGIDLHLSREVLKHIYLSGVTSWIKRAIRFKNGILTGVYPASPSSWLIAVIAIMSTMYARIDPSLGMIDTIKRTLPVSDYMTVQTQTVLSAILFATGLWLSLILMLRYILKALLSYHAWIFESHGKMSFCTKLWLSLVKMFSGRRPLLYSFQASLPRLPVPSVDDTITRYLESVRPLLDDEQYNQMEVVANDFKRDEAPKLQKYLILKSWWATNYVSDWWEEYIYLRGRSPIMVNSNFYAMDLLYVIPTHRQAARAGNVVHAMLQYRRKLERGEHAPLRALGVVPMCSYQMERMFNTTRIPGIETDFVQHLSDRKHLVVYHKGRFFKVWLYYGGRHLWPSELETQFQRILDDTTEPQPGELKLAALTAGNRVPWARARLKYFSQGVNKASLEAIETSAFFLTLDDEEHGYDPDKLGSLDLYAKSVLHGKCYDRWFDKSFTLIAYKNGKLGVNAEHSWADAPIVGHMWEYVLATDCFHLGYTEEGHCKGDINKGLPPTAKLQWDIPLECQEVIEDSYMVAKEIADDVDFHGCLFDEFGKGLIKKSRTSPDAFIQLALQLAQFRDKGEFCLTYEASMTRMFREGRTETVRSCTIESTAFVRAMEDKNTKSAQRLDLFRKAADKHQNMYRLAMTGSGIDRHLFCLYIMSKYLNIDSPFLKQVLSEPWRLSTSQTPQQQLNMVDINKFPRYVGAGGGFGPVADDGYGVSYIIVGENLITFHISSKFSSPETDSYRFGQNIRQAMLDIRALFDQNDKKEM, from the exons ATGGCGGAGGCACATCAGGCGGTTGGCTTCCAGTTCACCGTCACCCCAGACGGCATCGACCTCCACCTGAGCCGCGAGGTACTCAAACATATCTACCTGTCGGGAGTGACGTCATGGATAAAGCGCGCCATAAGATTTAAG aATGGGATATTGACAGGCGTCTACCCTGCCAGCCCATCCAGTTGGCTGATCGCGGTGATAGCCATCATGAGCACCATGTATGCCAGGATAGACCCATCACTGGGAATGATAGATACCATCAAGAGGACCCTGCCTGTCAG tgaCTACATGACAGTGCAGACCCAGACAGTGCTGAGTGCCATCCTGTTTGCCACGGGCCTGTggctctctctcatcctcatgCTGAGGTACATtctcaaggcccttctctcctacCACGCCTGGATCTTTGAGTCCCACGGCAAAATGAGCTTCTGCACCAAACTCTGGCTG AGTCTGGTGAAGATGTTCTCTGGCCGCAGACCTCTCCTCTACAGCTTCCAGGCCTCCCTACCCAGACTACCTGTGCCTAGCGTGGACGACACCATaaccagg TACCTGGAATCAGTGCGCCCCCTGCTGGATGATGAGCAGTACAACCAGATGGAGGTGGTGGCCAATGACTTCAAGAGAGACGAGGCACCCAAACTCCAGAAATACCTCATCCTCAAATCCTGGTGGGCTACTAACTAC GTGAGTGATTGGTGGGAGGAGTACATCTACCTGAGAGGCAGGAGTCCCATCATGGTCAACAGTAACTTCTACGCCATG GATCTGCTGTACGTGAttcccacacacagacaggcagctcGGGCAGGGAATGTGGTTCACGCTATGCTGCAGTACCGACGCAAactagagagaggagaacatgCACCG ttgaGGGCTCTGGGGGTGGTGCCCATGTGTTCCTATCAGATGGAGAGGATGTTCAACACCACACGTATCCCTGGCATAGAGACAG ACTTTGTTCAGCACCTGAGTGACCGGAAGCACCTGGTGGTGTACCATAAGGGCCGCTTCTTCAAGGTGTGGCTGTACTACGGGGGACGCCACCTCTGGCCCTCTGAGCTGGAGACTCAGTTCCAGAGGATCCTCGACGACACCACGGAGCCACAGCCTGGGGAACTCAAACTGGCTGCCCTCACAGCCGGCAACAG AGTTCCTTGGGCGCGGGCTCGTCTGAAGTACTTCAGCCAGGGTGTTAACAAAGCCTCTCTGGAGGCCATCGAGACGTCAGCCTTCTTCCTCACCCTTGACGACGAGGAGCACGGTTACGACCCTGACAAGCTGGGATCATTGGACCTGTACGCCAAGTCCGTGCTGCACGGGAAGTGTTATGACAG gtggttTGACAAATCCTTCACCCTGATTGCTTATAAGAATGGTAAACTGGGGGTCAATGCAGAACACTCGTGGGCAGACGCTCCCATTGTAGGACACATGTGGGAG TACGTCCTAGCAACGGACTGCTTCCATCTGGGTTACACAGAGGAGGGGCACTGCAAAGGAGACATCAACAAGGGCCTGCCTCCCACCGCCAAACTGCAATGGGACATTCCATTGGAG tGCCAGGAGGTCATTGAGGATTCCTACATGGTTGCCAAGGAGATAGCTGATGACGTGGACTTCCATGGCTGCCTGTTTGATGAGTTTGGGAAGGGCCTGATCAAGAAGAGTAGGACCAGTCCTGATGCCTTCATACAGCTAGCACTGCAGCTGGCTCaattcagg GATAAGGGGGAGTTCTGTCTGACGTATGAGGCCTCGATGACCCGGATGTTCCGTGAGGGTAGGACAGAGACGGTTCGCTCCTGCACCATAGAGTCCACAGCCTTCGTCAGAGCCATGGAAGACAAGAACACTAAG AGTGCCCAGAGGTTGGATCTCTTCCGGAAGGCtgcagacaaacaccagaacatgtATCGTCTGGCCATGACAGGCTCTGGCATCGACAGACACCTCTTCTGTCTTTACATCATGTCCAAGTACCTCAACATCGACTCACCATTCCTCAAACAG gTGTTGTCAGAGCCCTGGAGGTTGTCCACTAGTCAGACTCCTCAACAGCAGCTCAACATGGTCGACATCAACAAGTTCCCAAGATACGTGGGTGCAGGAGGGGGGTTTGGCCCT GTGGCTGATGACGGCTATGGCGTCTCTTACATCATTGTAGGAGAGAACCTCATCACATTCCACATCTCCAGCAAGTTCTCCAGCCCTGAGACG gACTCGTACCGCTTTGGACAGAACATTCGACAGGCCATGCTGGACATTCGTGCGCTATTTGACCAAAACGACAAGAAAGAGATGTGA
- the LOC123724479 gene encoding selenide, water dikinase 1, translated as MSVRESFNPESYELDKSFRLTRFTELKGTGCKVPQDVLQKLLEALQENHYQEDEQFLGAVMPRLGIGMDTCVIPLRHGGLSLVQTTDYIYPIVDDPYMMGRIACANVLSDLYAMGVTECDNMLMLLGISNKLSEKERDKVMPLIIQGFKDASEEAGTSVTGGQTVLNPWVVLGGVATTVCQPNEFIMPDNAVPGDVLILTKPLGTQVAVAVHQWLDIPDKWNKIKLVVTQEDVELAYQEAMMNMARLNRTAAGLMHTFNAHAATDITGFGILGHAQTLARQQRSEVSFVIHNLPVLAKMAAVSKACGNMFGLMHGTCPETSGGLLICLPREQAARFCAEIKSPKYGEGHQAWIIGIVEKGNRTARIIDKPRIIEVAPQLSTQNVNPTPGATS; from the exons ATGTCTGTCAGAGAGTCGTTTAACCCAGAGAGCTACGAGCTAGACAAGAGCTTCAGACTCACACGCTTCACTGAGCTCAAAGGAACGGGCTGCAAG GTACCCCAGGATGTGCTACAGAAGCTTCTAGAAGCCCTGCAGGAGAACCACTATCAGGAGGATGAACAGTTCCTTGGAGCCGTCATGCCCAGACTtg GCATTGGTATGGACACCTGTGTCATCCCCCTCAGGCACGGGGGCCTTTCTCTAGTCCAAACGACAGACTACATCTACCCGATAGTGGACGACCCCTATATGATG gggcgaATTGCGTGTGCCAATGTTCTAAGTGACCTGTACGCCATGGGAGTGACGGAATGTGACAACATGTTGATGCTACTGGGGATCAGTAACAAACTGTCAGAAAAG gAGCGGGACAAGGTGATGCCTCTGATCATCCAGGGGTTCAAAGATGCGTCGGAGGAAGCAGGCACGTCTGTTACGGGGGGACAGACAGTTCTTAACCCCTGGGTGGTCCTGGGGGGGGTGGCCACTACGGTCTGTCAACCCAATGAGTTCATCAT GCCAGACAACGCAGTGCCAGGAGATGTGTTGATTCTCACCAAACCTCTTGGGACTCAGGTGGCTGTGGCGGTACACCAGTGGCTGGACATT CCTGACAAGTGGAATAAGATCAAGCTGGTGGTGACTCAGGAGGATGTAGAGCTGGCCTATCAGGAAGCTATGATGAACATGGCCCGGCTCAAcaggacag CTGCAGGTCTGATGCACACCTTCAACGCTCACGCCGCCACTGACATCACTGGCTTCGGGATTCTGGGCCATGCCCAGACATTGGCACGGCAACAGCGTAGCGAGGTCTCATTCGTCATTCACAACCTCCCTGTGCTCGCCAAGATGGCCGCTGTGTCCAAGGCCTGCGGGAACATGTTCGGACTCATGCACGGCACCTGCCCCGAGACATCAG gGGGTCTGTTGATCTGTCTTCCCAGGGAGCAGGCAGCTCGTTTCTGTGCTGAGATCAAATCTCCTAAATACGGCGAGGGCCACCAGGCCTGGATCATCGGCATTGTGGAGAAGGGCAACCGCACCGCCCGCATCATCGACAAACCACGAATCATCGAGGTCGCTCCTCAGCTCTCCACACAGAATGTCAACCCCACACCCGGCGCAACCTCATAA